The Halococcus sediminicola genome has a segment encoding these proteins:
- a CDS encoding methionine synthase: protein MSREQFRPADHPNEHFILTTVVGSYPKPKWLDRVRELHDDPEGEFDDGEWEEATDDAARLITHEHERAGLDAVVDGEMRRNEMVEFFAERIEGYEFNGPVKVWGHNYFDKPSVVSDVEYDDSWLVSEFEFTDGVADRPVKVPITGPYTLASWSFNEAYDDDRDLALALADLVNEEIRKLVDAGARYIQIDEPALATTPDDHAIVGEALDRIVTGLPEEVRIGLHVCYGDYSRIYPEILEFPIDEFDVELANGDFEQLDVFKEPGFDLDLALGVTDVHVAEVESVAEIKANIQKGLEIVPPERLTVSPDCGVKLLPRDVAYGKMENMVEAAREVERELDAGEIEIGAATADD, encoded by the coding sequence ATGAGCCGCGAACAGTTCCGGCCGGCCGACCACCCGAACGAGCACTTCATCCTTACCACCGTCGTGGGGAGCTACCCGAAACCGAAGTGGCTCGATCGCGTGCGCGAACTCCACGACGATCCCGAGGGTGAGTTCGACGATGGCGAGTGGGAGGAGGCGACCGACGACGCCGCCCGCCTCATCACCCACGAGCACGAGCGCGCGGGTCTCGACGCCGTCGTCGACGGCGAGATGAGAAGGAATGAAATGGTCGAGTTCTTCGCCGAGCGCATCGAAGGCTACGAATTTAATGGACCAGTCAAGGTCTGGGGCCACAACTACTTCGACAAACCCTCGGTCGTGAGCGATGTCGAGTACGACGACTCGTGGCTCGTCTCGGAGTTCGAGTTCACCGACGGCGTGGCCGATCGCCCGGTGAAAGTCCCGATCACGGGCCCGTACACGCTCGCCAGCTGGAGTTTCAACGAAGCCTACGACGACGACCGTGACCTCGCGCTCGCGCTCGCCGACCTCGTTAACGAGGAGATCCGGAAACTGGTCGACGCTGGCGCGCGCTACATCCAGATCGACGAGCCCGCCCTCGCCACGACGCCCGACGACCACGCCATCGTCGGCGAGGCGCTCGATCGCATTGTGACTGGGCTCCCCGAGGAGGTACGGATCGGCCTGCACGTCTGCTACGGCGATTACTCGCGGATCTACCCCGAGATTCTGGAGTTCCCGATCGACGAGTTCGACGTCGAACTCGCCAACGGCGACTTCGAGCAGTTGGACGTGTTCAAGGAGCCGGGATTCGACCTCGACCTCGCGCTCGGTGTTACGGACGTCCACGTCGCCGAGGTCGAATCGGTCGCCGAGATCAAGGCGAACATCCAGAAGGGTCTCGAAATCGTTCCGCCCGAACGGCTGACGGTGAGTCCCGACTGCGGCGTCAAACTCCTCCCGCGGGACGTGGCCTACGGCAAGATGGAAAACATGGTCGAAGCCGCTCGCGAGGTCGAACGTGAACTCGACGCCGGCGAGATCGAGATCGGTGCGGCGACCGCCGACGACTGA